CGGGGTTGATTTTAAGCCAGCTGGTTTGTTAGACGACGAGATCGAACAATTAATACAAGAGCGTATTGACGCGCGCACAAATAAAGATTATCAACGTAGCGATGAAATTCGTGACTTATTAAAAGCGCAAGGTATTGTGTTGGAAGATACCGCGCAAGGAACACGTTGGCGGAGGGAATAATGACAGAAGTAGTAGATTATCGGCAATTGAATGGTATTGCGTTGGCTTATATGGGTGACGCAAGTTATGAGGTTTATATTAGGCGGCATTTGCTGAGTAAAGGAATCACCAAACCAACGCGCCTGCAGCATCAAGCAACTCATTTTGTTTCAGCCAAAGCCCAAGCTGGCCTGATCGAAGCGATGCTAGCACAAAATATTCTTAATGAAGCGGAACTTAGTTTTTATAAACGGGGGCGTAACGCCAATAGTCACACCCATGCGAAAAATACGTCGGTGACGACGTACCGAATCTCAACTGGCTTTGAGGCGTTGATGGGTTATTTAGCGCTTAGTGATCAGCAGGAACGGTTGGATGAATTGGCAGCTTGGTGTATTGCCCAAGTAGAGGAAGGTAAAATTAATGAACAAATCAAATGAACCGCAGACTGACGCTACCGACTTTGTGATCGGCCGCCACGCTGCGCACGAAACGCTGCAGACTGAAGGAGCTAAGCGGGTTAACAAAGTTTTCATTCAAGAAGGCTTAAAATCGGATTCACTGCATGCGTTGCAACAATTAGCTAAGGCTAAACGAATCCCGGTCCAGTCAGCGCCCAAAAATAAGTTGGATACGCTAAGTGATCATGGCAATCATCAAGGCGTTGTTTTAGCAATCACACCCTATGCGTATGCTGAGCTAGACGATTTATTTGCTCGTGCTGAAGCAAAGCAACAGCCGCCATTTTTCTTGATGTTAGATGGTATTGAGGATCCACATAACTTAGGATCGATCATGCGGACCGCGGATGCTGTTGGGGTACATGGAATCATCATTCCTAAACATCGGGCGGTTGGTTTAACCAGTACCGTGGCTAAAACTTCTACTGGTGCGATCGAGCACATCCCCGTTGTGCGGGCAACTAATTTAGTTGCGGTTGCAAAGGAATTAAAGCAACGCGGTGTCTGGTTATTTG
This is a stretch of genomic DNA from Loigolactobacillus coryniformis subsp. coryniformis KCTC 3167 = DSM 20001. It encodes these proteins:
- a CDS encoding Mini-ribonuclease 3: MTEVVDYRQLNGIALAYMGDASYEVYIRRHLLSKGITKPTRLQHQATHFVSAKAQAGLIEAMLAQNILNEAELSFYKRGRNANSHTHAKNTSVTTYRISTGFEALMGYLALSDQQERLDELAAWCIAQVEEGKINEQIK
- the rlmB gene encoding 23S rRNA (guanosine(2251)-2'-O)-methyltransferase RlmB — its product is MNKSNEPQTDATDFVIGRHAAHETLQTEGAKRVNKVFIQEGLKSDSLHALQQLAKAKRIPVQSAPKNKLDTLSDHGNHQGVVLAITPYAYAELDDLFARAEAKQQPPFFLMLDGIEDPHNLGSIMRTADAVGVHGIIIPKHRAVGLTSTVAKTSTGAIEHIPVVRATNLVAVAKELKQRGVWLFGTDMAGTDYRKWNAKGAITLVIGNEGKGIAPLLKREMDEVVTIPMIGHVQSLNASVAAGLLLYQAYAVKQGSGELP